The window GCCAGCAGCTCGGCCCCGGTGCGGAACGGGTGTGGCAGGCCCTGGCCGTGGCCTGCGGTGTCGGCGCCCGCGCTGGCCGGGGTGTTGAGCACGCGCTGGCCGGCCGCATCGACCACAAAGCCGCCGCCTACCGAGTAGTACTCGCGCATGGCGATGTCGTTGCCCTGCGCATCCAGTGCATGGAACGCCATGCCGTTGGGGTGCAGCGGCAGGCTTTTGCGGCGAAACAGCAGGTGGTCCTTTTCGACAAACGGCACGGCATGCTCGCCCAGCAACGCCAGCGTGCCGCTTTGGCGGATCTGTGCGATGGCGGGGGCGATCTGGTCGGGGTCGATATGGTCTGGCTCGTGTCCGGCCAAGCCGAGCAGCACGGCCCGGTCGGTGCCGTGGCCCACGCCGGTGGCCGAGAGAGAGCCGAACAGCTCCACGGTAACTTGGTACACCGCCGCCAGGCCGACGGTGTCGCGCACATGGCAGGCAAACTGCCGGGCCGCAATCATGGGGCCCACGGTGTGGGAGCTGGACGGCCCGATGCCGATCTTGAAGAGGTCGAAAACGCTGACGGACATGGTGGGGGTGACCCTGGCTCAAAGGAAGTGCCGCAGCGCTTGTGGCGCGCAGGCACGGGCCGGCAGGGTGGGGCGCTGGCCGCCGCCCTGCCACGGTGGCCGCGAGGCTAACCGGGTGCGGTGGCCGGGGCATGCTCGCTATCCCTGCCCCGACCGGGCCGAGGGCGTGGAACATCTCAGCGGATCGCTATGAATTAAATAGCTGGTGGCGTATATAAATCAAGCGCTATAGGCCGTTTTTGCACTGCATGGTGCTCTGGCGGGCGAGTGTGTGAGCCCGCCTTGCGGCCCATGAATCTTTCTTACATCACCAGCGCGCGGCCCAGCATCACGCACCAGTCCCACCCACGGAGCTTGGGCCGGGTGTGCAGGCTGCCGCCTTTGAGGGCATCGACCTTGTCGAGGATGCGCAGGCCGCCTTGCACCACCAGCCGCAGCTCCCAGCCAGCACGGCCGGGCAGGCGGTGCACCAGGGGGGCGCCGCTCTGCATGGTGGTGCGCGCCCAGTGGGCGCAGTCGGCAATCAGGCGGGCGTTCTCGCGGGTGCTTTGCAGCGCCAGCAGCTCGGACTGGCAGGCGCCATAGGTCGCGCAGTCGGCACGGGGCAGGTAGTGGCGGCCCCGGGGGATGTCCACGGACAGGTCCTGCCAGAAGTTGATGAGCTGCAGCGCGGTGCAGATGGCGTCACTCTGGCGCAGCGCCTCGGCGTCGTGCACGCCATACAGGTGCAGCAGCAGCCGGCCCACGGGGTTGGCCGAGCGGCGGCAGTAGTCCAGCAGCTCGTCGCGGTCGGCGTAGCCCTCACCGTCACGGGTTTTCTCCACGTCCTGGGCAAAGGCGCTGAGCAGGTCTTCCAGCAGGGGCACAGGCAGCTGGTGGCTGCGCAACACGGCTTGCAACGGCAAAAACACGCTGGCCCAGCGGGCAGACGGCGCATCGCCCTGAGCAATGGTGCGCAGGTCGGCCAGGTAGGCAGCCAGATCGGCGAGGCGGGTCGCGGCCGGGGCATCGCCTTCGTCGGCCATGTCGTCCGCCGTGCGCGCAAAGCCGTAGATGGCGGCTATCGGCTGGCGCAGGTGGGGCGGGCACAGCAGCGACGCGACGGGGAAGTTTTCGTAGTGGGTGACGGGGGGCGCCACCGCTTCAGTCGCGGTAGGCTGTGGCGCGCATGCTGCGCCGGGACGGGGGGAGGGGCTGGGGCGGTCGTTCACACCCCGGATTGTCGCTTGACAAGGCCAGGGGCTTCTCATAGATTACTAACCGGTCAGTCAGTAATGGCAAAACTCTCTTTTTGGGGGGCAAGGCGTCTGGCCGCTGCGTCGTTGACGAGCGCCACCTGCCACCGCCGGGTGCTCGTTGGCAGACGCCAGGCGTACCGTTGCAGCGCAGGCGTTTGGGCCTGCGTTTTGCTTGTTGATCCTTGTGGCCCCCTTTTTATTCACCGGATTTCCCATGCGCACATCCTCCGCCTTGCGGCCCTCTTCACGGCATTCCAGGTTTTTGCTGGTGTTGGCCACCGCTACTGTGCTGGCCGCCTGTTCACGGCCCGCACCGCCCGAGGAGCCAGTGCGTTCCGTCAAGCTGATGACGGTGGGCGTGGGCTCGCTGCAGTCCAGTCTGGAGTATTCGGGCGAGGTGCGCGCGCGGGTGGAGTCGCGCCTGGGCTTTCGCGTGGCGGGCAAGATCGTGCAGCGCCAGGCCGAACTGGGCCAGCGCGTGAAGGCGGGCCAGGTGCTGGCGCAACTGGACCCCAAGGACTACCAGCTGGCGGCTGACGC of the Acidovorax sp. 107 genome contains:
- the hpnC gene encoding squalene synthase HpnC; amino-acid sequence: MAPPVTHYENFPVASLLCPPHLRQPIAAIYGFARTADDMADEGDAPAATRLADLAAYLADLRTIAQGDAPSARWASVFLPLQAVLRSHQLPVPLLEDLLSAFAQDVEKTRDGEGYADRDELLDYCRRSANPVGRLLLHLYGVHDAEALRQSDAICTALQLINFWQDLSVDIPRGRHYLPRADCATYGACQSELLALQSTRENARLIADCAHWARTTMQSGAPLVHRLPGRAGWELRLVVQGGLRILDKVDALKGGSLHTRPKLRGWDWCVMLGRALVM